A portion of the Oncorhynchus nerka isolate Pitt River linkage group LG27, Oner_Uvic_2.0, whole genome shotgun sequence genome contains these proteins:
- the LOC115111672 gene encoding mitochondrial sodium/calcium exchanger protein-like isoform X1 yields MTSRVVFISVLLLLWCHCRHVLGSGDSGIGIVPSPDGSADGADLLSMGTMVDTHSAMLRQGNTDECDIVMNLSAADRCAFVKATPDCSMEDSFINYLKMAFCLLPPNLTPLTITLCIIWLLILFIVLGLTASKFFCPNLSAISSSLRLTHNVAGVTFLALGNGAPDVFSATVAFSRPHTAGLAIGALFGAGIFVTTVVAGSVSLVKPFTVASRPFLRDVIFYMAAVFWTFIILYRGTISLGETLGYLGLYVVYVVTVIVSAYIYSHQKHSATRSSIQSSTHAPADTHVPELQTSESDQAPLLSNGSIQEGYGNNHSHCAHSTKLYLWGVLREPIQSSVCVCACIDSEYRPLLPYCESTSSILLNSLNPVDSRTWRRKTWRWRTVKILKMPLELLLLLTVPVVDPDKEDRNWRRPLNCLHLITAPLVCVLTFSSGEYGLYLIEGQFPVWALTLLFGLFLSAIVFLTTSNDQPPAYHLVFSLLGFVVSAMWISAAASEVVSILHMLGVVLSLSNNLLGLTLLAWGNSIGDCFSDITIARQGYPRMALSACFGGIIFNMLIGVGIGCLIQMFNNEPVVTLEPEGLLTWVLAGSLGLSLVFSFILVPLRCFHLGRAYGIFLLLFYVVFLLVALLTEFGFIHT; encoded by the exons ATGACATCTCGGGTTGTATTTATATCCGTGTTGCTGCTGTTGTGGTGTCACTGTCGCCATGTTTTGGGCTCCGGTGATTCTGGGATCGGGATAGTTCCGTCTCCAGACGGATCCGCCGACGGTGCTGATCTGCTCTCTATGGGGACCATGGTGGACACACACTCCGCGATGTTACGTCAGGGAAACACAGACGAG tGTGACATTGTGATGAACCTGAGTGCTGCTGATCGATGTGCGTTTGTGAAGGCCACTCCAGACTGCAGTATGGAAGACAGCTTCATCAACTACCTCAAGATGGCCTTCTGTCTACTACCACCCAACCTAACACCCCTCACTATCACACTCTGC ATTATCTGGTTGTTAATCTTGTTCATAGTTCTCGGACTGACGGCGTCAAAGTT CTTCTGTCCCAACCTCTCAGCCATCTCCTCCAGCCTTCGACTCACACACAACGTGGCT GGTGTGACGTTCCTGGCGCTAGGAAACGGAGCTCCAGATGTCTTCAGTGCCACTGTGGCCTTCTCCCGTCCACACACCGCTGGCCTGGCTATAGGAGCACTGTTtg GAGCGGGTATCTTTGTAACCACGGTGGTCGCCGGGTCTGTGTCATTGGTCAAACCCTTCACTGTAGCGTCCCGCCCCTTCCTGCGGGATGTCATCTTCTACATGGCTGCAGTCTTCTGGACCTTCATCATCCTCTACAGAGGAACTATATCACTGGGAGAGACactag GGTACCTTGGGCTGTATGTGGTGTATGTGGTAACAGTCATTGTGAGTGCCTACATCTATAGTCATCAGAAACACTCAGCAACTAGAAGTTCCATCCAGAGCTCAACACACGCACCAGCTGACACACACGTaccag AGCTCCAGACATCTGAGTCAGACCAGGCTCCTCTTTTATCTAATGGCAGCATCCAGGAGGGCTATGGTAACAACCACAGTCACTGTGCACATTCCACTAAGTTATACCTCTGGGGTGTGCTACGAGAACCAATTcagtcgagtgtgtgtgtgtgtgcgtgtatagaCAGTGAGTACCGTCCCCTGCTCCCCTACTGTGAGTCGACCAGTTCCATCCTGCTGAATTCTCTAAACCCGGTGGACAGCAGGACCTGGAGGAGGAAGACCTGGCGCTGGAGGACTGTGAAAATACTGAAG ATGCCACTggagttgctgctgctgctgactgtTCCAGTGGTGGATCCTGACAAAGAAGACAGGAACTGGAGAAGACCATTAAACTGCCTCCACCTGATCACTGCGCCGCTGGTTTGTGTGCTCACCTTCAGCTCCGGAGAGT acggTTTGTATCTGATCGAGGGTCAGTTTCCTGTCTGGGCGTTGACGTTGCTCTTTGGCCTCTTCCTCTCCGCCATAGTCTTCCTCACCACTTCTAATGACCAGCCACCGGCATACCACTTA GTGTTCTCTCTGTTGGGCTTTGTGGTAAGTGCGATGTGGATCAGTGCTGCAGCCTCGGAGGTGGTCAGTATCCTGCACATGCTCGGTGTGGTCCTTAGTCTTTCCAACAATTTACTGGGTCTCACACTGCTGGCCTGGGGAAATAGCATTgggg ATTGTTTTTCTGACATCACCATCGCTCGCCAGGGCTACCCACGGATGGCATTATCAGCCTGCTTTGGGGGAATCATCTTTA ACATGCTGATTGGAGTGGGCATTGGCTGTCTGATACAGATGTTTAACAACGAGCCAGTGGTGACG TTGGAACCAGAGGGTTTGTTGACCTGGGTTCTAGCAGgttctctgggtctctctctggtcttctcCTTCATCCTAGTTCCTCTGCGTTGTTTCCACCTGGGCCGGGCCTATGGAATCTTCCTCCTGCTCTTCTATGTAGTCTTCCTCCTGGTTGCGCTGCTCACAGAGTTCGGCTTTATCCACACCTGA
- the LOC115111672 gene encoding mitochondrial sodium/calcium exchanger protein-like isoform X3, with translation MTSRVVFISVLLLLWCHCRHVLGSGDSGIGIVPSPDGSADGADLLSMGTMVDTHSAMLRQGNTDECDIVMNLSAADRCAFVKATPDCSMEDSFINYLKMAFCLLPPNLTPLTITLCIIWLLILFIVLGLTASKFFCPNLSAISSSLRLTHNVAGVTFLALGNGAPDVFSATVAFSRPHTAGLAIGALFGAGIFVTTVVAGSVSLVKPFTVASRPFLRDVIFYMAAVFWTFIILYRGTISLGETLGYLGLYVVYVVTVIVSAYIYSHQKHSATRSSIQSSTHAPADTHVPELQTSESDQAPLLSNGSIQEGYDSEYRPLLPYCESTSSILLNSLNPVDSRTWRRKTWRWRTVKILKMPLELLLLLTVPVVDPDKEDRNWRRPLNCLHLITAPLVCVLTFSSGEYGLYLIEGQFPVWALTLLFGLFLSAIVFLTTSNDQPPAYHLVFSLLGFVVSAMWISAAASEVVSILHMLGVVLSLSNNLLGLTLLAWGNSIGDCFSDITIARQGYPRMALSACFGGIIFNMLIGVGIGCLIQMFNNEPVVTLEPEGLLTWVLAGSLGLSLVFSFILVPLRCFHLGRAYGIFLLLFYVVFLLVALLTEFGFIHT, from the exons ATGACATCTCGGGTTGTATTTATATCCGTGTTGCTGCTGTTGTGGTGTCACTGTCGCCATGTTTTGGGCTCCGGTGATTCTGGGATCGGGATAGTTCCGTCTCCAGACGGATCCGCCGACGGTGCTGATCTGCTCTCTATGGGGACCATGGTGGACACACACTCCGCGATGTTACGTCAGGGAAACACAGACGAG tGTGACATTGTGATGAACCTGAGTGCTGCTGATCGATGTGCGTTTGTGAAGGCCACTCCAGACTGCAGTATGGAAGACAGCTTCATCAACTACCTCAAGATGGCCTTCTGTCTACTACCACCCAACCTAACACCCCTCACTATCACACTCTGC ATTATCTGGTTGTTAATCTTGTTCATAGTTCTCGGACTGACGGCGTCAAAGTT CTTCTGTCCCAACCTCTCAGCCATCTCCTCCAGCCTTCGACTCACACACAACGTGGCT GGTGTGACGTTCCTGGCGCTAGGAAACGGAGCTCCAGATGTCTTCAGTGCCACTGTGGCCTTCTCCCGTCCACACACCGCTGGCCTGGCTATAGGAGCACTGTTtg GAGCGGGTATCTTTGTAACCACGGTGGTCGCCGGGTCTGTGTCATTGGTCAAACCCTTCACTGTAGCGTCCCGCCCCTTCCTGCGGGATGTCATCTTCTACATGGCTGCAGTCTTCTGGACCTTCATCATCCTCTACAGAGGAACTATATCACTGGGAGAGACactag GGTACCTTGGGCTGTATGTGGTGTATGTGGTAACAGTCATTGTGAGTGCCTACATCTATAGTCATCAGAAACACTCAGCAACTAGAAGTTCCATCCAGAGCTCAACACACGCACCAGCTGACACACACGTaccag AGCTCCAGACATCTGAGTCAGACCAGGCTCCTCTTTTATCTAATGGCAGCATCCAGGAGGGCTATG aCAGTGAGTACCGTCCCCTGCTCCCCTACTGTGAGTCGACCAGTTCCATCCTGCTGAATTCTCTAAACCCGGTGGACAGCAGGACCTGGAGGAGGAAGACCTGGCGCTGGAGGACTGTGAAAATACTGAAG ATGCCACTggagttgctgctgctgctgactgtTCCAGTGGTGGATCCTGACAAAGAAGACAGGAACTGGAGAAGACCATTAAACTGCCTCCACCTGATCACTGCGCCGCTGGTTTGTGTGCTCACCTTCAGCTCCGGAGAGT acggTTTGTATCTGATCGAGGGTCAGTTTCCTGTCTGGGCGTTGACGTTGCTCTTTGGCCTCTTCCTCTCCGCCATAGTCTTCCTCACCACTTCTAATGACCAGCCACCGGCATACCACTTA GTGTTCTCTCTGTTGGGCTTTGTGGTAAGTGCGATGTGGATCAGTGCTGCAGCCTCGGAGGTGGTCAGTATCCTGCACATGCTCGGTGTGGTCCTTAGTCTTTCCAACAATTTACTGGGTCTCACACTGCTGGCCTGGGGAAATAGCATTgggg ATTGTTTTTCTGACATCACCATCGCTCGCCAGGGCTACCCACGGATGGCATTATCAGCCTGCTTTGGGGGAATCATCTTTA ACATGCTGATTGGAGTGGGCATTGGCTGTCTGATACAGATGTTTAACAACGAGCCAGTGGTGACG TTGGAACCAGAGGGTTTGTTGACCTGGGTTCTAGCAGgttctctgggtctctctctggtcttctcCTTCATCCTAGTTCCTCTGCGTTGTTTCCACCTGGGCCGGGCCTATGGAATCTTCCTCCTGCTCTTCTATGTAGTCTTCCTCCTGGTTGCGCTGCTCACAGAGTTCGGCTTTATCCACACCTGA
- the LOC115111672 gene encoding mitochondrial sodium/calcium exchanger protein-like isoform X2: protein MTSRVVFISVLLLLWCHCRHVLGSGDSGIGIVPSPDGSADGADLLSMGTMVDTHSAMLRQGNTDECDIVMNLSAADRCAFVKATPDCSMEDSFINYLKMAFCLLPPNLTPLTITLCIIWLLILFIVLGLTASKFFCPNLSAISSSLRLTHNVAGVTFLALGNGAPDVFSATVAFSRPHTAGLAIGALFGAGIFVTTVVAGSVSLVKPFTVASRPFLRDVIFYMAAVFWTFIILYRGTISLGETLGYLGLYVVYVVTVIVSAYIYSHQKHSATRSSIQSSTHAPADTHVPELQTSESDQAPLLSNGSIQEGYGNNHSHCAHSTKLYLWGVLREPIQSSVCVCACIDSEYRPLLPYCESTSSILLNSLNPVDSRTWRRKTWRWRTVKILKMPLELLLLLTVPVVDPDKEDRNWRRPLNCLHLITAPLVCVLTFSSGEYGLYLIEGQFPVWALTLLFGLFLSAIVFLTTSNDQPPAYHLVFSLLGFVVSAMWISAAASEVVSILHMLGVVLSLSNNLLGLTLLAWGNSIGDCFSDITIARQGYPRMALSACFGGIIFNMLIGVGIGCLIQMFNNEPVVTVTTSCSWLRECQECAKLSSRQRVSTLKNLKYKIYFDLFYNFFGYYIIPCVIS, encoded by the exons ATGACATCTCGGGTTGTATTTATATCCGTGTTGCTGCTGTTGTGGTGTCACTGTCGCCATGTTTTGGGCTCCGGTGATTCTGGGATCGGGATAGTTCCGTCTCCAGACGGATCCGCCGACGGTGCTGATCTGCTCTCTATGGGGACCATGGTGGACACACACTCCGCGATGTTACGTCAGGGAAACACAGACGAG tGTGACATTGTGATGAACCTGAGTGCTGCTGATCGATGTGCGTTTGTGAAGGCCACTCCAGACTGCAGTATGGAAGACAGCTTCATCAACTACCTCAAGATGGCCTTCTGTCTACTACCACCCAACCTAACACCCCTCACTATCACACTCTGC ATTATCTGGTTGTTAATCTTGTTCATAGTTCTCGGACTGACGGCGTCAAAGTT CTTCTGTCCCAACCTCTCAGCCATCTCCTCCAGCCTTCGACTCACACACAACGTGGCT GGTGTGACGTTCCTGGCGCTAGGAAACGGAGCTCCAGATGTCTTCAGTGCCACTGTGGCCTTCTCCCGTCCACACACCGCTGGCCTGGCTATAGGAGCACTGTTtg GAGCGGGTATCTTTGTAACCACGGTGGTCGCCGGGTCTGTGTCATTGGTCAAACCCTTCACTGTAGCGTCCCGCCCCTTCCTGCGGGATGTCATCTTCTACATGGCTGCAGTCTTCTGGACCTTCATCATCCTCTACAGAGGAACTATATCACTGGGAGAGACactag GGTACCTTGGGCTGTATGTGGTGTATGTGGTAACAGTCATTGTGAGTGCCTACATCTATAGTCATCAGAAACACTCAGCAACTAGAAGTTCCATCCAGAGCTCAACACACGCACCAGCTGACACACACGTaccag AGCTCCAGACATCTGAGTCAGACCAGGCTCCTCTTTTATCTAATGGCAGCATCCAGGAGGGCTATGGTAACAACCACAGTCACTGTGCACATTCCACTAAGTTATACCTCTGGGGTGTGCTACGAGAACCAATTcagtcgagtgtgtgtgtgtgtgcgtgtatagaCAGTGAGTACCGTCCCCTGCTCCCCTACTGTGAGTCGACCAGTTCCATCCTGCTGAATTCTCTAAACCCGGTGGACAGCAGGACCTGGAGGAGGAAGACCTGGCGCTGGAGGACTGTGAAAATACTGAAG ATGCCACTggagttgctgctgctgctgactgtTCCAGTGGTGGATCCTGACAAAGAAGACAGGAACTGGAGAAGACCATTAAACTGCCTCCACCTGATCACTGCGCCGCTGGTTTGTGTGCTCACCTTCAGCTCCGGAGAGT acggTTTGTATCTGATCGAGGGTCAGTTTCCTGTCTGGGCGTTGACGTTGCTCTTTGGCCTCTTCCTCTCCGCCATAGTCTTCCTCACCACTTCTAATGACCAGCCACCGGCATACCACTTA GTGTTCTCTCTGTTGGGCTTTGTGGTAAGTGCGATGTGGATCAGTGCTGCAGCCTCGGAGGTGGTCAGTATCCTGCACATGCTCGGTGTGGTCCTTAGTCTTTCCAACAATTTACTGGGTCTCACACTGCTGGCCTGGGGAAATAGCATTgggg ATTGTTTTTCTGACATCACCATCGCTCGCCAGGGCTACCCACGGATGGCATTATCAGCCTGCTTTGGGGGAATCATCTTTA ACATGCTGATTGGAGTGGGCATTGGCTGTCTGATACAGATGTTTAACAACGAGCCAGTGGTGACG gtgactacctcatgcagctggttgagagaatgccaagagtgtgcaaagctgtcatcaaggcaaagggtgtctactttgaagaatctcaaatataaaatatattttgatttgttttacaatttttttggttactacataattccatgtgttatttcatag